The sequence below is a genomic window from Sorangiineae bacterium MSr12523.
GGGCTGCGCTGGGAAGCGATATTGCACCCCGACGACGTCGAGGCGTTCTCGCGGGGCTGGCGCCTAGCGCTGGAGCAGGGCGAGGCGTGGGGCGGGGAATTCCGTCTCGGATCGTGGGTGGAGTCGGACTACCGCTGGCACTTGGTGCGGGCGGTGCCGTTGCGAAGCGATCGCGGGCCGCTCACGTCGTGGGTGGGCACATGCACCGACATCGACGATCGCAAGCGCGCGGAAGATTCGCTGCGTTTCCTCGCCGAGGCGAGCAAGGTGCTGGGTGCCACCATCGAGTGCCGCGAATCGTTCGAGCAGGTGGCGCAGTTGATCGTGAAGACGCAGGCCGATGCGTGCATCGTCGACTGCGTGGCGGCGGATGGCACCTTCACCCATCGCATCGTGGCGGCGGCGCCGCACGAATCGGCGGTGACCGTACGCGCCATGTCGGAGCGCTTTCCGCCGGAGCAGGATGCGCCGTACGGGCCCGGCAAGGTGGTGCGCACGCGCGAGCCCGAGCTTTTGCCCGAGGTGACCGACGCCATCAAGGTCATCATTTCGCAAGATGCGGTGCACCTGGCCGAGTTGCGATCGATTCCGGCGCTGTCGTGGATGTGTGTGCCGCTGGTGTCGCAAGGGCGCGCGTTCGGTGCGGTGACGTTGGTGGCGAGCCAGTCGCGCCGTCGCTTCGACGAGGCGGACTTGGTCACGGCAGAGGACCTGGCGCGGAGGATGGCGTCGGCCGCGCACGTGGCGGACCTCTACGACATTGCGCAGGCCGAGCGAAAGAAGCTCGAAGAAGCGCACAAAGCGAAGGACGAATTTTTGGCGACCTTGTCGCACGAATTGCGAACGCCGCTCAACGCGATGCTGGGCTGGACGCAGCTTCTTCGCGGCGGCGATCTCGAAGAGAACGAGTTCGACCGGGCCCTGGAGACCATCGAGCGAAACGCCAAGGCGCAGGCCCAGCTCATTGCCGACTTGCTGGACGTCTCGCGCATCGTGACGGGCAAGCTCCACTTGAACATGGGTCGCGTGCAGCTTCCCGCGCTCATCGAGGGCGCGCTCGATGCCGTGCGCATCCAGGCCGACGACAAGGGCATCGCGCTGGAGTCGAGCATCGATCCGTTCGTGCCGGAGATCCGGGGCGATCCGAATCGGCTGACGCAGGTGCTGTCGAACCTTCTGTCCAACGCGCTGAAGTTCACCGGGTCGTCGGGGAAGATCGAGGTGCGTCTCGAGTCGGACGGATCGACCGCGCGCATCGTGGTGAGCGACACCGGGCAGGGGATTGCGCCGGAGTTCATGCCCCACGTGTTCGAGCGCTTTCGGCAAGCGGATAGCACGAGCACGCGCTCGCAAGGCGGGTTGGGGCTGGGGCTGGCCATCGTGCGGCACATCGTGCAGCTTCACGGTGGCGTGGTGAAGGTGACCAGCGACGGGAAGGACCGCGGCTCGACGTTCGCGGTGGAGCTTCCGATTCTGCCGTTCGTGTCGGAGGCGCCGGAGCCCGAATCGGATACGCGGCCCGCGGGGTCGAATCCGCCGTCGCGCGATCTCGACGAGCTTCACGTGCTCTTGGTGGAGGACGAGCCCGACGGGCGCGGGATGGCGCGGCGGGTGCTCGAGGGCGCAGGTGCGCGTGTGACGGCGGTGCCCACGGCATCGGCGGCGTTGAGCGCGCTCGAGGAGTCGAAGCCCGACGTTCTCGTTTCGGACATCGGTTTGCCGGAAGAAGATGGGTACACCTTGATCAGCAAGGTGCGCGCCCTTCCCGTCGAACAGGGCGGAAGCATCGTGGCAGTGGCCTTGACGGCGTATGCGTCGGAAGAAGACCGCCGCCATGCGCTGGAGGTGGGCTTCGACGCGCACCTCACCAAACCGGTAGAACCCGCCCAACTGCGCTCCATCGTCCTAGGCCTCGTCCGCAGCCCACGCCGCTCCCGCGACTCGTACTCGCGGGTGTAACGGCTAGAAGAATTTGAACAGGGAGAGGGGGAGGCGGGGAGGGAAACAACGCGAATCCCACCGCGTGCCAAGGCTTTTTTAGGTTTTCAGTTGGCTTCGTGAGCCAACTGAAAACCCAAACCAGCCTCGGTGCGTGGTGGGATTTGTGCCGTATCCCTCCCCGCCTCCCCCCCTCCCTGTTCAATTTTCTTCTAGAGTATCCGCGTGAAATCGCCGCATCGGGTTCCGACGGAGCAGGCTTCGCTGGCGCTGTTTGGGTTTGCGCTGGTGGTGCTCGTGTCGCCGTTGCGGTACGTGTGGCTGCGGGTGGATGCGCCGTGGTGGACGGCGTTCGTCGTGGGGTTCGGGCTCGTGGGGCTCTATGGGGTGCTCGTGTGGCGCGGGGAGCGGTAGCGCGTGCACCTGTCGTTCGCGTTGGTGTGTGCGGCGTCGGCGGTGTACCTGGTGGTGCTGCTGGCGCTCGTCATCGCGGCGCGGCGGGTGGCGTCATTGCGGCGGCTGGCGAACTCGCCCTACTCGTATGCGATTTCGCTCGGCGTGTACGCCTCGACGTGGACGTACTACGGGAGCGTCGGGTTTTCCGCCGAGCGCGGCCTGGTCTTTCTCGCGGTCTACCTCGGACCGGTCGTCGCATGCCTCTTGGTCCCGTTGCTCTGGGAACCGGTGCGAAGGATTCAAACGGCGTATCAGCTTGGATCGCTGGCCGACTTCTTCGCATTTCGTTTTCGCAGCCAGAGCGTCGGGGTGGTGGCGACCTTGGTGCTCGTCGTGGCCAGCGTGCCCTACCTCGGGCAGCAGGTGCTCGCGGTCACCGACTCGCTGGCCGTCGCGACGGGCCGCGACCCATCGCGCTCGTATGCGCTCGCCTTCTGCGCCGCGATGACCCTGTTCACGGCGCTGTTCGGCGCGCACCAGGGACCCAAGGAGGAACGGCAGGAAGGCCTCATTCTGGCCATCGGCATCGAGTCGATGGTCAAACTGGTGTGCCTCCTCGTGGTCGGCGCCTTTGCCGTGTACCACGCGTTCGGCGATATGGCGGGCCTCGGCGCATACTTGAGGGAAAATCCGCACCTCGAGGAAGCGCTACGCGAGCCATTGCGCAGCGGCGGAAGCTTCACCACGCTGTTGCTCGCATCGACGGCGGCCGCTTTTTTGATGCCTAGGCAATATGAAATTGCGTTCGGGCGTGGCACCACGGCGCGGGATCTGCGCGTGGCCGGCTTCGTCTTTCCGCTGTTTCTCCTGGTGTTGACCCTTCCGACGGTGCCCATTCTGTTCGCAGGGCGCGTGCTCGATGTGGGGACGGACCCGGATTACTATGCGCTGGGTATTCCTCTTTCGCGCGGCGCGCCCTTCGTGTCGCTGCTGACGTTTCTCGGCGGCGTCTCGGCGGCCAGCGCGATGATCATGGTCACCGTGCTGGCGCTCTCGCGCATGGTCGTCACGCACCTGGTGCTTCCCCTGAAGCTGGGCATCCTTGGCGAGAATGCCTACGACCGCGTGCGCTGGCTCCAGCGCACCGTGATGGCGTTGCTCATCTTCTCGGGGTACCTCTTTTTTACCGCGCGCGGCCGCGATGGCTTGCTCGTGCTCGCGGGCATCTCGTCCTTCGTGGCGATGGCGCAGTTCGTTCCGGGGCTGCTCGGCGCGCTGTTCTGGCCCCGCGCCAACGGGCGCGCATTCTTGGTGGGCCTCGCACTCGGTTTTCTCATGTGGCTCGTCACGTCGGTGGGGCCGCTGCTTTTGCCGCTGGATCTTCGCGGGTCGTGGCCATCCCTGGGCGTGCTCTTCGGCGTGCTGGAGCATGACACGTGGTCGCTGCCGCTCTTTGCCGCAACGTTGGTCAACACGGGCGCGTTCGTGATGGGCTCTTTGCTCTACGGCCCGCGCCCGCGCGAGCTCGAAGGCGCCGCGCAGTGTGCCATGGACCCCGATGCGCCTCGTGCGGAGCGCGTGGTGGTGACCTCGGTGCATGCCTTCAGCGAGCGGCTCGCACCGGTGCTCGGTGAAAAGGTGGCGGAGCTCGAGGTGCGGCGCGCGCTGTCCGAGGTGGGCGCGGTCGATGCGACGCGGGTGCGCGGTCGGGTGGAGCGCAATTTGTCGAGCCTCGTGGGCCCGGTGCTGGCGCGCATGATCGTGAATACCCATTTGCGCACGGAGCCGCTTTTGGACGCCACGCTCGCGGGGGCGCTCAAAGCCGCGAAAAACGAGGCCGATCGGGTGCGGTTCTATTTGATGTCCGTGCTCGAGGAGCTCCCGCTCGGCGTGTGCGCGCTGGGGCCCGAGGGCGGCATCATTCTTTGGAACCGTGCGCTCGAGCAAATCGTGGGCACGCCGGCGATGTCGGTCATCGGCTCGCCGGTGGAGGTGCTCGATCCCGCATGGGCGGCGGTGTTCACCATTCCGCCGGAGGCGCTGAGCGCCGCGAGTCGAGAGCATCGCATCCACGCCGGCTCGCGCGTTCACGTGGTGCGCGTGCACCGTACGCCGCTGCCCAGTGCCGTCTTCCATGGCGACAGGAAGGAGGGCGACGGTGAAGGGGGCGGCGGCGCCGTGTTTCTCGTGGAGGACTACACCGAGCAAGTGGTGCTCACCGCGCAAGTGGCCCATCAGGATCGCCTCGCATCGATCGGGCGGCTCGCGGCGGGGGTGGCCCACGAGATTGGC
It includes:
- a CDS encoding response regulator, with amino-acid sequence MNAWIDGDKSKQVSGVGTRSGEFQLALAAIKPAVLLVDDQPKNLLALEAILEPLGTELVMAHSGQEALKHLLTREFAVILLDVQMPTMDGFETATLIKERERSRHIPIIFLTAISKDEAFVFKGYTVGAVDYMFKPFDPDILRSKVQVFLDIYRKTEQLKLQDKVLRERELAELRRSSERRYRELAESMPQIVWTATPEGELAYGNRRWFDCARTSLTDPQGLRWEAILHPDDVEAFSRGWRLALEQGEAWGGEFRLGSWVESDYRWHLVRAVPLRSDRGPLTSWVGTCTDIDDRKRAEDSLRFLAEASKVLGATIECRESFEQVAQLIVKTQADACIVDCVAADGTFTHRIVAAAPHESAVTVRAMSERFPPEQDAPYGPGKVVRTREPELLPEVTDAIKVIISQDAVHLAELRSIPALSWMCVPLVSQGRAFGAVTLVASQSRRRFDEADLVTAEDLARRMASAAHVADLYDIAQAERKKLEEAHKAKDEFLATLSHELRTPLNAMLGWTQLLRGGDLEENEFDRALETIERNAKAQAQLIADLLDVSRIVTGKLHLNMGRVQLPALIEGALDAVRIQADDKGIALESSIDPFVPEIRGDPNRLTQVLSNLLSNALKFTGSSGKIEVRLESDGSTARIVVSDTGQGIAPEFMPHVFERFRQADSTSTRSQGGLGLGLAIVRHIVQLHGGVVKVTSDGKDRGSTFAVELPILPFVSEAPEPESDTRPAGSNPPSRDLDELHVLLVEDEPDGRGMARRVLEGAGARVTAVPTASAALSALEESKPDVLVSDIGLPEEDGYTLISKVRALPVEQGGSIVAVALTAYASEEDRRHALEVGFDAHLTKPVEPAQLRSIVLGLVRSPRRSRDSYSRV
- a CDS encoding ATP-binding protein; translation: MHLSFALVCAASAVYLVVLLALVIAARRVASLRRLANSPYSYAISLGVYASTWTYYGSVGFSAERGLVFLAVYLGPVVACLLVPLLWEPVRRIQTAYQLGSLADFFAFRFRSQSVGVVATLVLVVASVPYLGQQVLAVTDSLAVATGRDPSRSYALAFCAAMTLFTALFGAHQGPKEERQEGLILAIGIESMVKLVCLLVVGAFAVYHAFGDMAGLGAYLRENPHLEEALREPLRSGGSFTTLLLASTAAAFLMPRQYEIAFGRGTTARDLRVAGFVFPLFLLVLTLPTVPILFAGRVLDVGTDPDYYALGIPLSRGAPFVSLLTFLGGVSAASAMIMVTVLALSRMVVTHLVLPLKLGILGENAYDRVRWLQRTVMALLIFSGYLFFTARGRDGLLVLAGISSFVAMAQFVPGLLGALFWPRANGRAFLVGLALGFLMWLVTSVGPLLLPLDLRGSWPSLGVLFGVLEHDTWSLPLFAATLVNTGAFVMGSLLYGPRPRELEGAAQCAMDPDAPRAERVVVTSVHAFSERLAPVLGEKVAELEVRRALSEVGAVDATRVRGRVERNLSSLVGPVLARMIVNTHLRTEPLLDATLAGALKAAKNEADRVRFYLMSVLEELPLGVCALGPEGGIILWNRALEQIVGTPAMSVIGSPVEVLDPAWAAVFTIPPEALSAASREHRIHAGSRVHVVRVHRTPLPSAVFHGDRKEGDGEGGGGAVFLVEDYTEQVVLTAQVAHQDRLASIGRLAAGVAHEIGNPTTAIACLAENIAQLPADRPDERAAAILEQTRRIDAIVRNLLGFTRTGAGADGVPSAAPRVAVGLLPVAPLVDEAITLTRMGRGRSGLRFENLCDVSLEVLADRQQLVQVMVNLLTNASDASPEGGLVVVDAQPQGESVVLCVADTGTGIHPDIVDRIAEPFFTTKDGAAGAGLGLSVVFAIVREHGGDVTLETEYGVGTRVLVRWPSAHTRGSATR